From a region of the Coffea arabica cultivar ET-39 chromosome 3e, Coffea Arabica ET-39 HiFi, whole genome shotgun sequence genome:
- the LOC140003864 gene encoding putative E3 ubiquitin-protein ligase XBAT35 isoform X2: MGQQQSKDELLYQQVSYGNTEGIKALRRDGAGLEWLDKEGKTPLIAACMNPELYNVAKTLVELGANVNAYRPGRHAGTPLHHAAKRGLEQAVKLLLSHGANALVMNDDCQTPLDVARSKGFSNVVRAIESHICLFSGSMRELYGPGFLELLAPQLLSRKVWVVVLPCGSRSLKKPFKLELAIYSNAQDAQPRTIVALWKANMEEPNFSQSDPTVIITGNGTRTRVKLAAANERDKQQLQWFCNACKGIPQVVHPAFPFNTQVNVAPATAPPEDVELAMAIDASLQSAMRPHLGPHLVSGADASTSRTNSECITANCGSSISGTAPLPKGEKLGYKDQETSASGVVIHHSQIQSDSLGVQSTVQNSVQASFPSAPPVADSAVDDGPIHYPSIDASPLDFSSPPVERVDAKPEERKDTGASSSCVICLDAPIEGACIPCGHMAGCMSCLSEIKAKKWGCPVCRAKIDQVVRLYAV, from the exons atgggGCAACAACAGTCAAAAGATGAATTACTGTATCAGCAAGTGAGTTATGGAAATACTGAAGGGATTAAAGCTCTTCGCAGGGATGGCGCTGGCCTTGAG TGGCTTGATAAGGAAGGGAAGACTCCGTTAATTGCAGCTTGCATGAACCCGGAGCTTTATAATGTTGCAAAGACCTTGGTTGAGTTGGGTGCCAACGTCAATGCTTATCGCCCTG GCCGTCATGCAGGAACTCCTTTACATCATGCTGCAAAAAGAGGACTTGAACAAGCTGTCAAATTACTTCTGTCTCATGGAG CAAATGCACTAGTGATGAATGATGACTGTCAAACGCCACTTGATGTTGCTAGAAGCAAAGGGTTCAGCAATGTTGTCCGTGCAATAGAG AGCCATATCTGCTTGTTCTCTGGTTCCATGCGCGAGCTTTATGGTCCAGGATTTCTTGAACTACTTGCACCACAGTTACTGTCCAGAAAAGT CTGGGTGGTTGTTCTACCATGTGGTTCCCGGAGTCTTAAGAAGCCTTTCAAGTTGGAGCTTGCCATATATTCAAATGCACAG GATGCTCAACCTCGGACAATTGTTGCTTTGTGGAAAGCCAATATGGAGGAACCTAACTTTAGCCAGTCTGATCCAACGGTCATCATAACTGGCAATGGCACTA GGACACGCGTCAAACTTGCAGCTGCTAATGAAAGAGACAAGCAACAGTTGCAGTGGTTTTGCAATGCATGCAAAGGAATTCCGCAG GTTGTTCATCCAGCATTTCCTTTCAATACTCAAGTTAATGTTGCTCCAGCAACTGCCCCTCCGGAAGATGTGGAATTAGCTATGGCAATTGATGCCTCCCTACAGTCTGCTATGCGTCCACATCTGGGTCCTCACCTGGTATCTGGAGCAGATGCATCCACAAGTAGGACTAATTCTGAATGCATCACGGCTAATTGCGGAAGCTCCATTTCTGGGACAGCTCCACTGCCGAAGGGAGAAAAGCTTGGATATAAAGACCAGGAAACCAGTGCTAGTGGAGTTGTGATTCATCACAGCCAGATACAGAGTGACTCCTTAGGTGTCCAATCAACAGTACAGAACTCTGTGCAAGCCTCCTTTCCATCAGCTCCACCTGTTGCAGATTCAGCTGTAGATGATGGCCCAATTCACTACCCGTCAATTGACGCTAGTCCTCTTGATTTCTCTTCACCTCCTGTGGAGAGGGTAGATGCTAAAccagaggaaagaaaagatacAGGTGCTTCTTCCTCTTGTGTGATATGCTTGGATGCGCCTATTGAAGGAGCATGTATACCTTGTGGTCATATGGCTGGCTGCATGTCTTGTCTAAGtgaaattaaagcaaaaaaatGGGGTTGCCCTGTTTGTCGTGCGAAGATAGATCAAGTTGTACGCCTATATGCTGTTTAA
- the LOC140003864 gene encoding putative E3 ubiquitin-protein ligase XBAT35 isoform X3, protein MGQQQSKDELLYQQVSYGNTEGIKALRRDGAGLEWLDKEGKTPLIAACMNPELYNVAKTLVELGANVNAYRPGRHAGTPLHHAAKRGLEQAVKLLLSHGANALVMNDDCQTPLDVARSKGFSNVVRAIESHICLFSGSMRELYGPGFLELLAPQLLSRKVWVVVLPCGSRSLKKPFKLELAIYSNAQDAQPRTIVALWKANMEEPNFSQSDPTVIITGNGTIPRRWRRRRGITYSQVARRTRVKLAAANERDKQQLQWFCNACKGIPQVVHPAFPFNTQVNVAPATAPPEDVELAMAIDASLQSAMRPHLGPHLVSGADASTSRTNSECITANCGSSISGTAPLPKGEKLGYKDQETSASGVVIHHSQIQSDSLGVQSTVQNSVQASFPSAPPVADSAVDDGPIHYPSIDASPLDFSSPPVERVDAKPEERKDTGASSSCVICLDAPIEGACIPCGHMAGCMSCLSEIKAKKWGCPVCRAKIDQVVRLYAV, encoded by the exons atgggGCAACAACAGTCAAAAGATGAATTACTGTATCAGCAAGTGAGTTATGGAAATACTGAAGGGATTAAAGCTCTTCGCAGGGATGGCGCTGGCCTTGAG TGGCTTGATAAGGAAGGGAAGACTCCGTTAATTGCAGCTTGCATGAACCCGGAGCTTTATAATGTTGCAAAGACCTTGGTTGAGTTGGGTGCCAACGTCAATGCTTATCGCCCTG GCCGTCATGCAGGAACTCCTTTACATCATGCTGCAAAAAGAGGACTTGAACAAGCTGTCAAATTACTTCTGTCTCATGGAG CAAATGCACTAGTGATGAATGATGACTGTCAAACGCCACTTGATGTTGCTAGAAGCAAAGGGTTCAGCAATGTTGTCCGTGCAATAGAG AGCCATATCTGCTTGTTCTCTGGTTCCATGCGCGAGCTTTATGGTCCAGGATTTCTTGAACTACTTGCACCACAGTTACTGTCCAGAAAAGT CTGGGTGGTTGTTCTACCATGTGGTTCCCGGAGTCTTAAGAAGCCTTTCAAGTTGGAGCTTGCCATATATTCAAATGCACAG GATGCTCAACCTCGGACAATTGTTGCTTTGTGGAAAGCCAATATGGAGGAACCTAACTTTAGCCAGTCTGATCCAACGGTCATCATAACTGGCAATGGCACTA TCCCAAGACGCTGGAGGAGGCGGCGAGGTATTACATACTCCCAAGTGGCTAGGA GGACACGCGTCAAACTTGCAGCTGCTAATGAAAGAGACAAGCAACAGTTGCAGTGGTTTTGCAATGCATGCAAAGGAATTCCGCAG GTTGTTCATCCAGCATTTCCTTTCAATACTCAAGTTAATGTTGCTCCAGCAACTGCCCCTCCGGAAGATGTGGAATTAGCTATGGCAATTGATGCCTCCCTACAGTCTGCTATGCGTCCACATCTGGGTCCTCACCTGGTATCTGGAGCAGATGCATCCACAAGTAGGACTAATTCTGAATGCATCACGGCTAATTGCGGAAGCTCCATTTCTGGGACAGCTCCACTGCCGAAGGGAGAAAAGCTTGGATATAAAGACCAGGAAACCAGTGCTAGTGGAGTTGTGATTCATCACAGCCAGATACAGAGTGACTCCTTAGGTGTCCAATCAACAGTACAGAACTCTGTGCAAGCCTCCTTTCCATCAGCTCCACCTGTTGCAGATTCAGCTGTAGATGATGGCCCAATTCACTACCCGTCAATTGACGCTAGTCCTCTTGATTTCTCTTCACCTCCTGTGGAGAGGGTAGATGCTAAAccagaggaaagaaaagatacAGGTGCTTCTTCCTCTTGTGTGATATGCTTGGATGCGCCTATTGAAGGAGCATGTATACCTTGTGGTCATATGGCTGGCTGCATGTCTTGTCTAAGtgaaattaaagcaaaaaaatGGGGTTGCCCTGTTTGTCGTGCGAAGATAGATCAAGTTGTACGCCTATATGCTGTTTAA
- the LOC140003864 gene encoding putative E3 ubiquitin-protein ligase XBAT35 isoform X1 — protein MGQQQSKDELLYQQVSYGNTEGIKALRRDGAGLEWLDKEGKTPLIAACMNPELYNVAKTLVELGANVNAYRPGTPLHHAAKRGLEQAVKLLLSHGANALVMNDDCQTPLDVARSKGFSNVVRAIESHICLFSGSMRELYGPGFLELLAPQLLSRKVWVVVLPCGSRSLKKPFKLELAIYSNAQDAQPRTIVALWKANMEEPNFSQSDPTVIITGNGTIPRRWRRRRGITYSQVARRTRVKLAAANERDKQQLQWFCNACKGIPQVVHPAFPFNTQVNVAPATAPPEDVELAMAIDASLQSAMRPHLGPHLVSGADASTSRTNSECITANCGSSISGTAPLPKGEKLGYKDQETSASGVVIHHSQIQSDSLGVQSTVQNSVQASFPSAPPVADSAVDDGPIHYPSIDASPLDFSSPPVERVDAKPEERKDTGASSSCVICLDAPIEGACIPCGHMAGCMSCLSEIKAKKWGCPVCRAKIDQVVRLYAV, from the exons atgggGCAACAACAGTCAAAAGATGAATTACTGTATCAGCAAGTGAGTTATGGAAATACTGAAGGGATTAAAGCTCTTCGCAGGGATGGCGCTGGCCTTGAG TGGCTTGATAAGGAAGGGAAGACTCCGTTAATTGCAGCTTGCATGAACCCGGAGCTTTATAATGTTGCAAAGACCTTGGTTGAGTTGGGTGCCAACGTCAATGCTTATCGCCCTG GAACTCCTTTACATCATGCTGCAAAAAGAGGACTTGAACAAGCTGTCAAATTACTTCTGTCTCATGGAG CAAATGCACTAGTGATGAATGATGACTGTCAAACGCCACTTGATGTTGCTAGAAGCAAAGGGTTCAGCAATGTTGTCCGTGCAATAGAG AGCCATATCTGCTTGTTCTCTGGTTCCATGCGCGAGCTTTATGGTCCAGGATTTCTTGAACTACTTGCACCACAGTTACTGTCCAGAAAAGT CTGGGTGGTTGTTCTACCATGTGGTTCCCGGAGTCTTAAGAAGCCTTTCAAGTTGGAGCTTGCCATATATTCAAATGCACAG GATGCTCAACCTCGGACAATTGTTGCTTTGTGGAAAGCCAATATGGAGGAACCTAACTTTAGCCAGTCTGATCCAACGGTCATCATAACTGGCAATGGCACTA TCCCAAGACGCTGGAGGAGGCGGCGAGGTATTACATACTCCCAAGTGGCTAGGA GGACACGCGTCAAACTTGCAGCTGCTAATGAAAGAGACAAGCAACAGTTGCAGTGGTTTTGCAATGCATGCAAAGGAATTCCGCAG GTTGTTCATCCAGCATTTCCTTTCAATACTCAAGTTAATGTTGCTCCAGCAACTGCCCCTCCGGAAGATGTGGAATTAGCTATGGCAATTGATGCCTCCCTACAGTCTGCTATGCGTCCACATCTGGGTCCTCACCTGGTATCTGGAGCAGATGCATCCACAAGTAGGACTAATTCTGAATGCATCACGGCTAATTGCGGAAGCTCCATTTCTGGGACAGCTCCACTGCCGAAGGGAGAAAAGCTTGGATATAAAGACCAGGAAACCAGTGCTAGTGGAGTTGTGATTCATCACAGCCAGATACAGAGTGACTCCTTAGGTGTCCAATCAACAGTACAGAACTCTGTGCAAGCCTCCTTTCCATCAGCTCCACCTGTTGCAGATTCAGCTGTAGATGATGGCCCAATTCACTACCCGTCAATTGACGCTAGTCCTCTTGATTTCTCTTCACCTCCTGTGGAGAGGGTAGATGCTAAAccagaggaaagaaaagatacAGGTGCTTCTTCCTCTTGTGTGATATGCTTGGATGCGCCTATTGAAGGAGCATGTATACCTTGTGGTCATATGGCTGGCTGCATGTCTTGTCTAAGtgaaattaaagcaaaaaaatGGGGTTGCCCTGTTTGTCGTGCGAAGATAGATCAAGTTGTACGCCTATATGCTGTTTAA
- the LOC140038920 gene encoding protein LIGHT-DEPENDENT SHORT HYPOCOTYLS 4-like, whose amino-acid sequence MDSTQEVDSIHGAADSTSLTSMTISSPSTNNTSTMMMIASPTPASSSAASPTTLSRYENQKRRDWNTFGQYLKNHRPPLSLSRCSGAHVLEFLRYLDQFGKTKVHTQLCPFFGHPNPPSPCPCPLRQAWGSLDALIGRLRAAYEENGGKPETNPFGARAVRLYLREVRDSQAKARGISYEKKKRKRPQQQQQQALPPPSSS is encoded by the coding sequence ATGGATTCAACTCAAGAAGTGGATTCAATACATGGAGCTGCAGACAGCACAAGCCTGACTAGTATGACAATAAGCAGCCCCTCCACCAATAACACCAGCACTATGATGATGATAGCTTCACCAACACCAGCATCATCTTCAGCTGCATCTCCAACAACTCTAAGCCGATACGAGAACCAAAAGCGTCGAGATTGGAACACTTTTGGCCAGTATCTCAAGAATCACAGGCctcccctctccctctctcgctGCAGTGGCGCTCACGTTCTTGAGTTCCTCAGATACTTGGACCAATTTGGGAAAACCAAAGTTCACACTCAACTTTGCCCGTTTTTCGGGCATCCAAACCCCCCATCTCCATGCCCTTGTCCTCTAAGGCAAGCTTGGGGAAGCCTTGATGCTCTCATTGGACGTCTGCGAGCTGCTTATGAGGAGAATGGAGGCAAGCCTGAGACGAACCCTTTTGGGGCTCGAGCTGTTAGGCTATATTTACGTGAAGTTCGTGATTCGCAGGCGAAAGCGAGGGGGATCAGCTacgagaagaagaagagaaagcgCCCGCAGCAGCAACAGCAGCAAGCATTGCCACCACCAAGCTCAAGCTGA